The segment CTTTCAAATACCAATTACCCAAATATGGCATTGGCTATTCAAATTCTTCCCTTTTAAATCTAACCCCGAGCTCCAGAAATCTAACAAATAAAACCCCTCCAAGAAAAACAAAAGCAACCCAAAGCCGTAAATATCACGAATTATCCAAAAACCAAATATTCCAATAGTGGTAGATCCAGTAAAACCCTAACTGGAAACCCCTCGGAAGTTAAGAAATTGGGGTTTCTCTTCCGGTTTGAAGGGACCAAGTGAGGTTggagtaaaaatatatatatgtcagAGCACTTAGATCCAATCTCGCCGGAAGAGAGAGAAAATTGAGAGGAAGCCCGAGAAAATGCGGGAAAATTAGAGACAACTAGGAAAACGGATTGGGAATTAGGTTAAGTTGTTGCTGTTAAAGATCCCCTTTCCTTTTCTTTACGTAAAATCAATACTAAACCATATAGTAGTCCCTCAacaatgaatttaatttaattttaatcactCAACTATTAATTTTTAGATTTACTTATCTAaccttttgaaattaaatattttgatcATTTCGTGAAATAGTTTTTTATTAacctaataataaatttaaccctcaaaatttataatatttatcattttaattcaaattttaaaaattcaataaatttaattttaatatttacaaattttataatctaattataaaattaaaaaaaatagtttaaaatattttttcatgtAACTCCAAAACCCACCAgacaaaaaaatatttaacaccaattttcttttataaaaagaACATAGAAAAGTTTTATAAAgtttaaactcacaattaagcgttcaaatttttgttttatttattccaaTATAATTGATGATTGTCAAAAATACTTTTCATTGTGTAAAATATGATCAATTTGTTAACAAAAAAATTCAATAAGTATATTTTccaaatattcttttaaaatttaaatttaaatttttatattttaattttgagaagtctaaatttacttaaaaattataaaacataaaaagtttttatattttcaattaaactctatttaaaaaattcattaaatatgaaacaataaaattacttaaaatttattttttaaaaatcataaaattacaaaatttcctaaatttaaaaaagtgttatttaattattgaataaaaataaattctctcctttcaccaaaaataaataaataaaatatctcAAAATTTTGTGTTATTAATTCAATACGTATTAAAATTAGATTTgaacaaatatttttaatttaattcaaaaattatatGGAAATCCAATTTCATACTATTAAATGAATATAGCTTAAATTTTTGAGAGAATATTGTCATTCAagaaataaataacaatttctaGAAAGTTTTTACTTTTAtatatactttttttattttaggattttgattgaaaatacaaaagaaaaatatattttagtaatttttatgtacatttaaaataaggaccaaattttcaaaaatagaaaaattgagaattgaaaaagttattctacctttttataattttagagttTGGATGAACGtatcaaaattatataataaaaaaccCAGTGTCTTAAAATTAtaggattttaattttaaatttgaaagatACAGGGACTCCCAATATATTTAAACTAACATATTCAAAAGCACTGTTGACTCTTTAAGACTTTGTTTCTTGTTACTTTTCAAAATTGCTTTAGAATCATAAACATTATTAAACAAATCGTTtttaatgttaaaaatattttttaacccaAACGCAaatgttataaattttaatttttgcatttgtaaaaacattttaaatcaaataatattttttaacacTTATAATCTAAtgtatataaaattatacaattgaatttataatgattatattttaatataaaaattatatattcaaattaaattttataaataaataatattaataatttaaaagtatataaaatttatacttatatatcaaaatattaataataaattaaatattattttatattttattgaaatttcatcatattaactaatttaaatattattgaaatgtatttttttttacaatgttctttcaaaatttagaaaaattggATTTTCAAAAAAATCCTAAATTAGCCTACggggagaaaaagaaaatgagtgaATATAAAATAGGGATAAAAACAAATAATGTCTAACTGTTAAGCTCCGCTAGGGAAATATAGATATCTATTGCAGATACCTCGTGAACATGGGCTGCATTGCAATGCATGTCTGCATCCATAGTTACAACCATCAAAAAAAATGGAAAAGCACAGCTAGAACAAAATACAGATCCCTGTTTGAATtatacactttttttttcttttttttgagaCACCACATATCACGAATGATTCATAGATTCACTCTAAAATTTCTGTCCTGAATCAGTGAAGGTAGCCATTCAAGTTCTTGACATAGGAACCTGCAAAGTTTGAGTTAGTAATTAATGGAGACTTTGGCAAGGATTTATGTGAAAAACGGAAGGTTTTCCTCTAACCTTATTAATCTCGGTGCTTTTTAGATCTCCAGAACAATATctgcaaaacaaaaaaaaaaaagaaaaagaagaaagagtaAATAAATAACATTTGTTTGTTCATGTTTTTGGTTAATAATAATGGATGAAAACCCAACAAGAACATACATTCAGAATCTGTCTTCACCCATTTATATCCATCTTCACTCTTCCTCTCCTGGGTTTCATcttcattatttaatttatttcgcCTTTTCGGAGACTGTCTGTCTTCTAAATATTTCTTCACAGCTGATGCTCCAGAAGGGTTCTGATTGCAAATCTTCTTGTGAAGCATTACCCTCAAAAGCTGTTGAACGAAATAAAACATTATACATATATTTCGCAGCTAATCATAAAGTTTTTTAATACATAAAATCAATTTTTAATTCTTAATTAATTTACCCTCTCCATTTTCGATTCTTGCAGCACATCTCTCAAGCTCGGGGCAGGTGAAAATCCACTGCCGCAAGCAAACATCTTCTTCAAAAGGAAAGAAAGCGATTTTTTGCCGATCGATTTCTTGTTTTTTTCAGCGCAAATGTCTTTGCATCGGCCGAGGATAACACTAATGGTTCGATCAATGTCTTCTTGATCTGATTTATCCCCTGAATCACTGCAAACCGCATTGCTAATCCTCCTATCAACTTCCAAGCTCGATGGACAGTTAAGAAACCTATCCAATGGTAGATTTGCTAGTTCCTTTTTAACATCAGAAGCCGGTTTTCGGGACAAGAGTTTGGTTAATTCCTTTTCTAGTTTCCCGACTTCTTCGGGCGTAAATTCGTGTAAATCCTCCGATGAGGACGGCTCGTGTTCCTCGCGAATATCAAACGGATCTTGTCGGGCGGTGTTTTGGGATGGAGGATTTTCTATCATGTCATTATTGTTGCCAAATGTTCCTATAGCCAACAATCCATGAGGCCAATCGCTGAACTCTTGTCGAGGCTCTTGTTTCATGTAATCTTACAAGGAAAAAAACAACAGGAAACGAGTTGTTAAACAGTATAGGTTGTCGAAAGATCACATGTGCAGCATGTACTACTTGTCCCATGGATTTTGTTTTAGATTTTAACAACAAAGACTATGAGTTTATCAAAGACTTAGATCCCCTgtctttttgttttggttttaaaAACAAAGTTCGAAGAGTTTTATTGTggggaaattgaattagaatggGCCCCTCGTAAACAAAATATCGGACAATCACATTTCACGTGCGTATCCCTGTTGACTCAAATGTTTGTGGAAACTAGTAAATTACTTCACTTTCACACCCCTGTTTGCAGCCCCTGATGTTGTTTTTTAACATCTTAATTCAAGCCAAATTGAATCTAGggtatttctatatttatattGGATGTGACGGGATGAAATGAGAAGAaccttagcccatatatattatcTAAATAAGAAAAGATATGATATAAACATGAAAAATACATGTGAATAATTAAAGTCAAAAAAGAAATTTCGGATTGTTTCCTTCAGTCACCTTTTTTAAGTGACTGTTGATAAATTTGGATTCGAATAAAAACTATTGTAGTTATTTCTTTTACGGCGAGTGCAGATTAcaatgaaaaaaataaagaaatagaatTCTTACTAGTAGCAGAATCTGTTTGTGGTTTACTGCGCCCCGGTTTCCCATTAAGCTTATTTTGGACCCAACCGAAGAACTACAATCAAacatttgaattaaaaaaaaaaaaaaaacttgatcaAAACCATGCGGTTTTGAATCCACTTGTAGATGTAAATTTAATCACAAATCTTCACTTCCTTTCTCAACAAAGCAAGCGTACGTTGAGATCCAAGTAAATAGAAACTTACTTTCATTCTGAGATGTGCCCTTTAGGAACGAGCTTGAGAGCTTACTCTGGACCGAATCTTTGGAAGAAGATGGTGGTGGAAAAGTGAATCTGCAAAAACTCGGGTGCAAAGGAGGCGTATCTTACTAGCCAATGAGAATAGAGCTATGCAtcgaaatatataaaagaaaatggcTAGCTaagattttgatgaatttaatgagcttaataatatattatagaaTCAATGCATGTATGTCCATATCTATGTAATAACACGTGATTCGGAAATACAATGGGCAGGGTTCAAGAACATCCGGCTCCTGGCGCCCTCGTGGCTCCGGTTTAGTCCATTAGATCACGTAAAAAATGAAGTTTTCAAGACAAAAATATACTACTGTTAGTTAAAATTTaagaatcaaatctctctttatTTATTACCTAACGATTCTGGGAGCGACACAATGAGATTTATCGAGATACTGTTGCCAAGGGTTTTCCTACaacttatataattatatatattgtttCCTTCTGATGTTATAACATAATTTTTCATGGTCCGTCACGTCAATTCTTGCAGGAACAAATATTTATAATCATCGTCCAAATaggttttataaatttaaatatttcaccTTGCTCATGTTATATCAACTAGAAGCTAGCCtggaaaaaattttatttaaaattattgccTATTTGAAAACGGAAGTTTGACACAGTTAGGCAGCTTATCACAACCTAAATTATTTAACGGAGTGCTTTATGTGTCATTCTAAATTTAGATATACGTAAAATAATGATTTTCTTGTTTGTTTTCAGTGACATCGAGCTTTCAAATCAAAACCCATGAGTTTTCTCCACCGTGTTCTTAAACTAAAAAGCAATCCATTTATCATCGCATTGTATTTGGAATCATTCACTATCACTAGCATTctcagtgttttttttttttaaccattATCTGCCAAATTCATCCGAGTAGGACCTAAAAGCTAATGAACCAGACATGTAAGCAGGAAGCAACATGGTTCACAACGGAGAACCTTAATTAAGGATGAGGTTTAAGGGAACCCTACTCTCATCTCAAGTGCGTTTCTAGACAATGGCGTAGGTCTAGTATTAATGTTTGATTCCAGCAAGAAAAATGACAAGGACCAAAGAACAGTTTTAGACACATCATCAATAAACCACATCATCAATAAACTTTCCAGCAGGAAATTGGCCAACTCCAAAAAGAAACAAAACACTTCATGGTCGAAACCAAAACTTGGTTCCTGTCATTCAATAAGATTTTGGGTATATAAAGGTTCTCGATTTGTAACATCATTTATGTCTTTTTCTTTACTTTACACCCAAAAAGGTGAACTGCCATTCGGGGTGGATTTGTACAAAAGGTTTAGATAAGCAAAAACGATAAACTCGATTAAACATTTAATTTTGTAAATGACgatatttaaatttaatcaaatttttataacaCCGCAGCTTCctcaattttcatattttcatgTCTAATACTCGACAAGCTGACTTCTGCTTTTAAATTGATAAATAACTACAGTAAAACTCATACAAGCTACTTGTTTAATtatcaataaataaattattcattttatgtttttaatccttatatattattttactttACGAAGATAaatgaattatttatgaaaaatatattgaaaataCAACAAATTTGTTCTGAGGGTCATGAATTTGCTAGTAATATAAAAAGAATACACTGAGTATGGTGAATGCATTATAATAAAGAAATAAGGATTATATTTAGTTCAgtttaaatataaagaaaaacagACTTTAATGCGTATATTATAAGGGAAAAGTAGAAATTTAAATGAATGTAAAATCTTATTGTTGCATTTACATGAACTTTTATGTGTTTTTACTCTTGTTTTTTCCATAAGAAATAGTATTAATTTAGATATAGTTGagcataaaatttatataaaaataattatcatattTAACGAGATTATTATTTTAATGCATTGGGCgccaaattttttttataaattattatatatatattttaataatatcaaTATTTTTATCCGAAAAACAATCAAAtcaagataaaaatattaaattttaaaataaaataactagtGCGACATTGGATGCTCATTTTCCATATTATTCAATCTTCATTAATCAATATTTTATTATTGAATAAAAAGTTATTCCAACCAGCCAATCACAGAGTGGCTGTCTGAAAAGGTCGGAATGGGTTAGGTTCGGTGACAGTAGTAGGCGACGTGTCATGCAGTCAAAGACAAAGTGAAATCCCATCATCTGTTGTCGGACTAACACGTGTACCAAAAGGACAGGGTTGACTTTCCACAACCATCCAATGCAGACCCGCCATTTGACATATTATTAGAATCGGTTTTCGTATattgattttataaattttctcATTATATTTAAACACAGACCATTTCCAATATATTTacatttgtcaattgaaaatattttttaatcaaaCAAGTTTTAAGTCTTTTAGgaaatattttaatcaaattaagaATGTTTTGGACTAAAAAGATTTTACTTGGACTTTGATAGTATAacaaaaaaagttttaaattaataaattgaagatATATTTTTTGGTGAAGAGAAGTAAGTTCCTGGAGATTCGTATAAATAATAAGGAAATGAAAAAGGGTAACAAAATTCAAGGAACACGCCCGCCAAGATTAAAAGTACACAGTAATTTTGAACCAAAAAAATTAGAGCACACAGTAATAATATTAgttttaaaaagagaaaaagaaatttgAAGATGGCAACTAGTTTTCTTGGGTATTGGGAAACAAACTAAAAATTGCAAAACTTACCAAATATGGAAAGTTTAGGACACATCGGATAACCTAAACAAAGGCCTCCGGAGATGTGGAGCTCAATCCTCGATGGAAGTGGAGCTTTGACTAACTCGCCTTTTATTGGATCTACTTCAGTTCTTTTGATTAATCAAATATTAAACAAAAAGTAAGATAAGGTCTTTGTTTTTGCATTAAGATTAAGCAAATGTTTGTGTTTTGGCAGAAGGGCCATGATTACGAATCTGCTacatatttatttattgtatataatcttattttttaatatttttataaatattttatagtcGTTTGAGATTCTCTTTctgaattttatcatatttaaaatttaaaattatatttttgaatttacattttcacttgaaaatataatacattttattactatatCTAAcacttattaatatattatatataatatttaatatgaaaaaataattttagaaagaAATTATCCTTGGAAATTAGATTCAATTTCATTTAAAATTGAATCAGAAATTTTAAGTTTTCTAGCATGAGAATATAtcacatatataattaatattatttttaatatattttatacaaTATAAAAAGTGTTGGTAATTTTATTATAACTTGAAAAGTTCAAAATTAAGCGTAATAAGTAATTTAAGAGTTTATTTAGTagcatttaaaaaatatatttgatttaaaaattatttttagaaaaaattgTATTAAACAAGTTATTTTTACTATACTTTTAATTTTCAAAGCACTTTTgaaaaggaaaattaaaattttaaacttttatctCATAAAAGCACTTTTAGTACTTATTACTTTTCACCCTCCAACAacataatattttttttcttGATGCTTAAtttgtgttaaaatcattaattaaaataaaatattttttaaataatacaaatgtgttaatatctaattacaaatatttaacggttatatttaattttaaatatagtttatatattttaattaaaatttatatttcatatattaaaatattaacaagttataataatttttatattcttactaaaatataataatattaactaatttgaatattatttaaatacatatttgttacttgataatactATATTTAAAATggatattttatttctcaaaatactTTTTAACAAcaatgctaaacactcaaatcttaaaccaaaattttcaaaatatttcttaCAAATACTTTTTCATAGCactttttaaaaatacttttcaaAACTATTGCTAAACTAATCCTAAGATTTATTAAAACACATAGGGATTGCAACTTGTAAGAAAGCACGTCCCTTCGTCCTCAATAATGAAAGGTAATTTCTTTCATTTGAGGCCACTAACTAGGATTATTTTTAAGGGTTTTAAGTGCTAACAGCGACTTAAATACGTATTCAAAAGGGATTCATGATGATAAATACATACGTCCAATAATAAAACGATATCTATTCTCATAATTAATAAAACTGATGGATAGTTGAAtctaaatatataattcgcaATGTGTCCACGTGTTTAATAGCATGTGGAAAGTAACATGTGTTTGGTTTTTGTTGCATGTCCATGCAACAGTCGTCAATACATTATAATCCACTAATTTTCTTGTATCAAAGGGAAGTGGTTATTAAATAAAAACCCATATATTGTGATTCATTACGCATTAAATTATTGGGATTCATAAATCCGACTCGTGGAGCTTGAATTTATtgctcaagttgattataattaCTTGAAAATTATCTTTGCTTGAATTTTTAATAATGAAAGCTTTAACTTTATGATCTAATTGTATATTGTTTCACTCGGTCAAGAATAACGTTTTATAATGAATGTATCATTATGAGGAAGCTCAAACGGGTGGTTAGATCAATTGGTTAGATGACTTGCTCATGCACATACTTACAAACCTTAGAGATTTAACAATTAAACCAAGATAATGACGATTTTAAGTTATAGAATAGTGATTTACAATGAAACACTCAAGTAAGTATTCGAATGATTGTTTTTTCTCAGGGATTGATTGGGTATTATGCTTAGGTCAAGTGAAACACTAGCTAAACAATTATTGATctaattaacttaaaaattacTAGTGCAAATAGAATAAAGTTCATAAAGAAAACTAACctagcttatcaatcaagtaaacTAATTTAACTCCCCTCTTTCTTGTTTTAGACTAAGCAATTAAACAAAGAAATTGTCGATTGGTCAACTAGCTACTCACACAACTAACATATATGTCCTGGTTACATTGGTTGTTACTCGTAAGTACGTAGAAATCTTCTCTTAACTCCATCTTAATTTAAGAGTTATTCGACGCAAGCATATCAACTTATACATAATAGAATTTCCTCTCCATCTCATTTATCTAAGTCTTCAGCTAGAGATCTCAATTCTAGTTTACTAAACAATTTAATATCCCTAAacaatcaattaattaaaaacaCGCATACTAACTTCAATTAACAGCTAGTACCAATCAAGAGAATTTAGAACAACATAGAATTCAAAATACAAGCAGCCATACTAAACATTCAATTGATAAAAATGAATAAGAACAAGAGTTTAGGTATCTCATTCATGGACGATAGTCCAATTCCAAAGCTAGAGCTTGTTTTGATTTCCATTTACATTGCCATCAATAAGAAAGAGTTGCAAATCCTACAACAATCTTACTTTCTACAAAGCCTTTACAAAGAAATATGAAAGACTCTACAAATTCTCTCTAAAAAATCTCTTCCATCTCTTCTTCATTTATGATACAAAGGTATTTTTTCATTTCCATGAGCTAAAAGACCTTTTGACCCTCTTtaaatttaagcattttataAGCTGAAATGTACATTTCCCTTAAAATGCCCCAGAGAAACTGTTAGTAACAATAGATCTGCAACGTGACTTTGCGATCTTCATTTTCAAGATGTCGCGACGTGACGAAGATATGTTCTCCCAAGTAAAGTTCAGGATGATGACGTTGCGATTTCAAGGTTTACACGTCATGGCTTAAGAAGACAACACCGCGACTTCCAGCAGTTCCACGTTCGCTTCCAACAACTCCACGTCGTGGCGTCACTCATTGTTTGCTACACCTCCAAATATTGTTCATCCAACATCACGCCCTCAGGTTGACAATGTCGGGGTGTTGCTTTGCTCACTCAATTCCTTCATATTTAAGCAGAGAGTCAGGTCGCGACCTCAAGATCCTTCAATGTTGTAACCTCGAATCTAATCATTTTAGGGTATCTCTAAACAGTTTCTCATGTTGCAGTGCCAAGCTCCCTCACGCCGTGACGTGCTTCTCTGTTTCGCTCAACTCTCCAAGCTTTGGCCTCTAACTCACTTGCACATTCAAACACACACCTTAAGCACCATTTACCATTTAACTACTAAAATGACATTAAAATGCTAAAACAAACATGAAAACGCAACTATACCCATATGCAAACCATGaaaaaatttaatactaaaatGATTCGGTTTCACTCAAAAGTAAGCTAAAACAAATATGGAAAGATTGTGATTATATACATCAATTTACCACCTATCATTGGATCCCTCCCGAAATTGGGTGGATTAAAATCAATGCAAATGGTGCGGTCAAAATGAACTATAAAAGAGTGTCGATTGGAGGCTTGTTTCGAGATTAATTCAACAGACAATGGATTGCTAGCTTTAGTTGAAACCTTGGCGTCTATCCAATTACTCAAGCCGAACTATGAGGGTGCTATGCCAGACTTATCCTATCATTGGAATAAAAGATATAGGAAAGTTATCCTAGAACCCGATAGTAGCACTCTTGTTTACTTGCTTAAAGGAGTGAAAGGTGAGTCTCCAACTTCAATATAGTTAAGAGTATACATGAGCTTTAAGCCAACAGTAAAAAGACATCATTAGACTCATATACCAAGAAACAAATTCATTAGCTAATCACATGACTAATTGGATCAATTCCAAATTATCGAGCTTTTTCATCTTTGATCAACCACGTGTGAGGATAGGGAACAAACTTTTGAGCGATCGTATGGAAATCACTTATAGGAGGAAGGtttgtatataaatttttgtgagtCAAGGCCTTCATCTCTCTTTATATACCAAAAAAAGAAATTCCAATCAAATTCCACCCATGTTAAATTAGGCTTCAAGATTTGCGTTTCATTAATTAGCTGCCTAAACTCGATCCCTTTCAATAAACATGAATTGTACATATTTATATAGGAAGATAGTATAGAGTTTGCATTTTAGATAAGCATAATGAACTCGAAAATTAGAGGGTTTGCCTCCATGGGAAACAGCCTCCATGGGAAACAAACACTTGATATCTGAAAATTAAAGCATAATTTGTTGGCATTTGTATTCCTCTGTATTTTGCATGAGCAGTTGTAATTTACATTGAGCTGACAGAAGAATTCACGAAAATGGATCTTTTTTTCACCTATAAAAACCATTTCTCACCTTCGGTTTTTCTTTTTCCCTGGACAGAACTTTGATAATTGGTTTTGGGTGAAGGTTTTCAAGCTACAACGTATTTGGATTCTGAGATTTTCGGGAGAAGGCACCGAATAAATATTGACTTGGCTGAATTTTGCTAGTATAATTCCAAGCATAGCTCAAATGCCCAACTATCCAGTGGCAATGATGATGAACTACAAAAGCAGGGGTTTCAAGGAAACAGGTTTCCCAGCTGAAAAGATTATTCAATACTGTTACGGAGTTCACCCTCATGCCATGGACACCCACCTCAAGTAACAGTGATAGGTAATGGCGGAAGCACAAAGTAGGCTAAGATTGGGATTTTCCTAACACCCACGTCAGTTTAGCGTTGCTTTGAAAAATTGCAAAACAGGGCTTTGATATGGGTTTGCAACTACAAACTTTTGATATTCCTTTGCCTGGAATTGCGCATTTGCTAAGCCAAGATGCTTTAGGCACATCTACTGCTTAAACTGCTGTTTTAAtacttctttcatatgaaaaatgCAAGTGAAAAACAAAAGCTTTTGAAATGTGCgtgtttctttttaaattttgagcTAGGGTTACAAATATATCCttataaattcaaatattttaaacaaaaattttaaaagggaaATGAAATGGAGTTACCTTTGATAGATACAGATAATTTAGCTCAAAAGTGATTTTACAAGCTATAAATTTTAGCTTTTCAAAACTACTTTTTGCTAATTTTGAAAAACATTAACCTCTTCTTTTGGTTTGCACGCACTGCTTCGGGATTCCATTATTGCTCCTGGCGGGAGGGGTTCTCTAGCCT is part of the Gossypium arboreum isolate Shixiya-1 chromosome 5, ASM2569848v2, whole genome shotgun sequence genome and harbors:
- the LOC108452591 gene encoding protein NEGATIVE GRAVITROPIC RESPONSE OF ROOTS-like yields the protein MKFFGWVQNKLNGKPGRSKPQTDSATNYMKQEPRQEFSDWPHGLLAIGTFGNNNDMIENPPSQNTARQDPFDIREEHEPSSSEDLHEFTPEEVGKLEKELTKLLSRKPASDVKKELANLPLDRFLNCPSSLEVDRRISNAVCSDSGDKSDQEDIDRTISVILGRCKDICAEKNKKSIGKKSLSFLLKKMFACGSGFSPAPSLRDVLQESKMERLLRVMLHKKICNQNPSGASAVKKYLEDRQSPKRRNKLNNEDETQERKSEDGYKWVKTDSEYIVLEI